The Thiomonas sp. FB-Cd genome includes a window with the following:
- a CDS encoding MarR family winged helix-turn-helix transcriptional regulator: protein MSTNDKPKAANAKQPVVAPTGIDHACLAHVLGYQLARASVFTRNAFNHAIGEPMQLRPVEFTILELIAHNASATQKQLASALSMTAPGMTVLLDRLEERGLIKRERNESDKRSQFIRPSASGKQLAKRAYEASLRMEQDLLLRLSYAERAMLFELLGKLRS from the coding sequence ATGTCCACAAACGACAAACCTAAAGCTGCCAACGCCAAGCAGCCCGTGGTGGCGCCCACTGGCATCGACCATGCGTGCCTTGCTCACGTTCTCGGCTATCAACTGGCGCGCGCTTCAGTTTTCACCCGCAATGCGTTCAACCATGCCATTGGCGAGCCCATGCAGCTTCGGCCGGTCGAATTCACGATCCTTGAGCTCATCGCTCACAATGCATCGGCAACGCAAAAACAGTTGGCCAGCGCACTCTCCATGACGGCCCCGGGAATGACGGTGCTATTAGACCGTCTGGAGGAGCGCGGCCTGATCAAACGCGAGCGCAACGAGTCGGACAAGCGGTCCCAATTCATTCGCCCCAGCGCAAGCGGAAAACAACTGGCAAAGCGCGCTTACGAGGCCTCCCTCCGCATGGAGCAAGACCTTCTGCTGCGGCTTTCGTACGCCGAGCGAGCCATGTTGTTCGAATTACTTGGCAAGCTTCGCAGCTAG
- a CDS encoding GntR family transcriptional regulator translates to MSQDSIHIVTTLRKLILDGRYAPGVRIAEVPVAEELGVSRTPVRLAFRTLEQEGLLQRAGARGFVVRQFSEEDVLCGLEVRGVLEGLAARRLAERGMSAAIRLRLQECLGEGAALLSDGVLTEQSIAGWSALNLAFHQTIVGATDSTAIADAIARNNHLPFASSDSIIIDPSALDREFQKLHFAQLQHVLIFEALSGGESARAEMLMREHAYVGLRYGKLFGLQGSSAIAVPLPRRATAAQAPKPAHRRRANKA, encoded by the coding sequence GTGAGTCAAGACAGCATCCACATCGTCACCACCTTACGGAAATTGATTCTGGACGGCCGCTACGCGCCAGGCGTGCGGATTGCCGAGGTTCCTGTTGCCGAGGAGCTGGGCGTCTCACGCACGCCAGTGCGCTTAGCCTTTCGCACTCTTGAGCAAGAAGGACTGCTGCAGAGGGCCGGTGCGCGCGGATTTGTCGTGCGCCAGTTCTCGGAGGAGGACGTGTTGTGCGGCTTGGAGGTTCGCGGCGTGCTTGAAGGCTTGGCCGCACGCCGCTTGGCCGAGCGCGGCATGAGCGCGGCGATTCGCTTGCGCCTTCAGGAGTGCCTTGGCGAAGGCGCAGCTTTGCTGAGCGACGGGGTGCTGACCGAGCAATCCATTGCGGGCTGGAGCGCACTCAATCTGGCGTTCCATCAGACGATCGTCGGGGCGACCGACAGCACGGCCATCGCCGACGCAATCGCACGCAACAATCATCTTCCCTTTGCATCATCGGATTCGATCATCATCGACCCCTCCGCACTTGACCGCGAATTTCAGAAGCTGCACTTCGCTCAACTCCAGCACGTGTTGATATTCGAGGCCCTGAGTGGTGGCGAGAGCGCGCGGGCCGAGATGTTGATGCGCGAGCACGCCTACGTCGGACTGCGCTATGGCAAGCTGTTTGGCTTGCAGGGGTCGTCCGCCATTGCCGTTCCCCTCCCCAGGCGCGCCACAGCGGCGCAAGCACCCAAGCCAGCGCACCGCCGAAGGGCTAACAAGGCGTAG
- a CDS encoding branched-chain amino acid ABC transporter permease, protein MSQTSLSAQDVKVLRWTPQAALFTAISGLVIAALAFGPLIFRPEIIDRLTTLFIYILLASMWNALAGYGGLVSIGQQAFLGLGAYALIRLSNAGVNVYVAVVLAAFVVGLLSIPIGQFMLKLRGGEFAIGMWVLSELLHLLVTIDPTVQGETGTSLIAMNSFSPAVRRADNYWMALAFMVVLLCVLFFLLRGRIGASLQAVRDDETAAASIGVNVFRTKHVLFFLSAIGCAAGGALWLAASITFQPRAFFSPQWTAFMLFMTIVGGLGTFEGPIIGAIIFFIAETYFGATGVAYLIGLGVLAIGFALGFPRGIWGAVEARFSLRLIPIGYHLRFPRRKVGAKALSQQSE, encoded by the coding sequence ATGAGCCAGACTTCTCTGTCGGCGCAGGACGTGAAGGTCCTGCGCTGGACCCCGCAAGCTGCCTTGTTCACGGCGATTTCCGGCTTGGTGATTGCCGCACTGGCATTTGGCCCGCTCATTTTCCGTCCTGAAATCATTGACCGCCTGACGACTCTTTTCATTTACATCCTGCTTGCGTCCATGTGGAACGCCCTGGCAGGGTACGGTGGACTGGTATCGATCGGGCAACAGGCGTTTCTCGGACTCGGGGCCTATGCGCTGATCCGTTTGTCCAATGCCGGCGTGAATGTCTACGTCGCTGTCGTTTTGGCGGCATTTGTCGTCGGACTGCTATCGATCCCGATCGGCCAGTTCATGCTCAAGTTGCGCGGCGGCGAGTTTGCAATCGGGATGTGGGTCCTGTCGGAGTTGCTGCACCTGCTCGTCACCATCGATCCCACTGTCCAAGGCGAGACGGGAACGTCGCTGATTGCGATGAACAGCTTTTCTCCCGCCGTACGAAGGGCGGACAACTATTGGATGGCTCTGGCTTTCATGGTCGTCTTGCTTTGTGTGTTGTTCTTCCTCTTGCGCGGTCGGATCGGCGCGTCTTTGCAGGCGGTCCGCGATGATGAAACGGCGGCCGCCTCCATTGGGGTCAACGTCTTTCGCACCAAGCACGTGCTCTTTTTCCTGTCGGCCATTGGGTGCGCTGCAGGTGGCGCCTTGTGGCTGGCGGCGTCAATCACATTTCAGCCGCGAGCATTCTTCAGCCCCCAGTGGACGGCATTCATGCTGTTCATGACGATCGTAGGCGGGCTTGGTACGTTCGAGGGCCCGATCATCGGAGCCATTATCTTTTTCATCGCGGAGACATATTTCGGCGCAACGGGGGTGGCTTACCTGATCGGACTGGGCGTTTTGGCCATTGGTTTCGCCTTGGGATTCCCCAGAGGCATCTGGGGTGCGGTGGAAGCAAGGTTTTCCTTGCGCCTTATTCCAATCGGGTACCACCTCCGGTTTCCCCGGCGCAAGGTGGGTGCGAAGGCGCTATCTCAACAGTCAGAGTAG
- a CDS encoding aldehyde dehydrogenase → MSTISMLVDGKHIQASGGATFERRNPLDGSVATTAPAATAADAVAAVDAAARAFPAWSATGPSERRALLMKAAHALEAKADAFALAVAAETGGSALWAGFNVHLAAGMLLEAAALTTQISGEVIPSDVPGSLAMALRQPAGVVLGMAPWNAPIILGVRAVAVPLACGNTVVMKGSELCPATHGLIVEALQDAGLPPGVVNFVTNAPSDAPLVVEAMIAHPAVRRVNFTGSTRVGKIIASMCAKYLKPVVLELGGKAPLVILDDADIDAAVNAAAFGAFANSGQICMSTERIIVDSKIADEFVTRLATKANGLPLGDPRKGPVVLGSVVDMTTVERCNALIDDALAKGAKLVCGGKADSTLMPATLLDHVTPEMHIFSQESFGPVKPIVRVNGLEAAIACANDSEYGLSAAVFGRDVGRAMNVAGRIQSGICHVNGPTVHDEAQMPFGGVKASGYGRFGGKAGIHEFTELRWITVQTTPRHYPF, encoded by the coding sequence ATGAGCACAATCTCGATGCTGGTCGACGGCAAGCACATCCAGGCAAGCGGTGGCGCAACCTTTGAGCGCCGCAACCCCCTGGACGGCAGTGTGGCCACGACGGCGCCAGCGGCCACAGCCGCAGACGCCGTTGCGGCGGTCGATGCGGCGGCGCGCGCTTTCCCAGCTTGGTCAGCGACGGGTCCCAGCGAACGCCGCGCGCTTTTGATGAAGGCCGCGCATGCTCTGGAGGCGAAGGCCGACGCGTTTGCTCTGGCCGTCGCAGCCGAAACCGGTGGATCTGCCCTTTGGGCCGGCTTTAACGTGCACCTTGCAGCCGGCATGTTGCTGGAAGCGGCGGCATTGACAACCCAGATCAGCGGTGAAGTGATCCCGTCCGATGTTCCTGGAAGTCTCGCGATGGCACTGCGGCAACCGGCTGGAGTTGTGCTTGGGATGGCGCCTTGGAATGCACCCATCATTCTTGGGGTGCGGGCGGTTGCAGTGCCCTTGGCATGTGGCAATACGGTGGTCATGAAAGGGTCTGAATTGTGCCCTGCCACGCACGGGCTGATCGTTGAGGCGCTGCAGGACGCAGGCCTACCACCGGGAGTGGTGAATTTTGTGACCAACGCGCCGTCTGATGCCCCTTTGGTGGTGGAGGCGATGATCGCCCATCCCGCAGTGCGCCGGGTGAATTTCACGGGCTCGACGCGCGTCGGAAAGATTATCGCGTCGATGTGTGCCAAATATCTCAAACCCGTCGTGCTTGAACTCGGTGGCAAGGCGCCACTGGTGATTCTTGACGATGCGGATATTGACGCTGCGGTCAACGCAGCGGCATTTGGTGCCTTCGCCAATTCCGGGCAGATCTGCATGTCGACTGAGCGCATCATCGTCGACAGCAAGATCGCCGATGAGTTCGTCACGCGCCTCGCCACCAAGGCAAACGGCCTGCCGCTCGGGGATCCGCGGAAGGGACCGGTTGTGCTCGGCTCCGTTGTCGATATGACGACGGTTGAGCGCTGCAACGCGTTGATCGATGATGCCTTGGCCAAGGGGGCGAAATTGGTGTGTGGGGGTAAAGCAGACAGCACGTTGATGCCTGCAACGTTGCTTGATCACGTCACGCCCGAAATGCACATCTTCAGTCAAGAATCATTCGGACCGGTGAAGCCGATTGTTCGCGTCAATGGTCTTGAAGCGGCAATTGCTTGTGCCAACGATAGCGAATATGGCCTCTCAGCCGCCGTATTTGGGCGTGACGTGGGACGCGCGATGAACGTGGCCGGGCGCATTCAATCCGGGATCTGCCACGTCAATGGCCCGACGGTTCACGACGAGGCGCAGATGCCATTTGGCGGCGTCAAGGCCAGTGGCTATGGGCGATTTGGTGGCAAGGCCGGCATTCACGAATTCACAGAGCTCCGCTGGATTACCGTGCAGACGACGCCTCGCCATTATCCGTTCTGA
- a CDS encoding aromatic ring-hydroxylating dioxygenase subunit alpha yields MFPKNAWYVACTRNEFADKPLGRTICGEQVVFFCDAEGQVAAVEDFCPHRGAPLSLGFVRDGRLVCGYHGLVMGRDGKPCSMPCQRVQGFPAIRSYPVVERYGFVWIWVGDKDLADPAKIHHLPWAESPEWAYGGGMYHINCDYRLMIDNLMDLTHETYVHATSIGQQEIEGAVPTTKVEGETVITSRRMHGIMPPPFWAAALRYNDLADDVPCDRWQICRFYPPSHVLIDVGVAHAGKGGYDADPRHKASSIVVDFITPETETTHWYFWGMARNFKPSDPELTERIREGQGKIFSEDREMLERQQRNLSAHPQRQLLKLNIDAGGVQARRIIDRAMASERATPPAP; encoded by the coding sequence ATGTTTCCGAAGAATGCCTGGTACGTGGCTTGCACACGCAACGAGTTTGCTGACAAACCGCTTGGCCGCACCATCTGCGGAGAGCAGGTTGTGTTTTTCTGCGATGCCGAAGGGCAGGTGGCAGCGGTGGAAGATTTCTGTCCACACCGCGGTGCGCCCCTGTCGCTTGGGTTTGTGCGCGACGGCCGACTCGTATGCGGCTATCACGGCTTGGTCATGGGGCGTGACGGCAAACCCTGCAGCATGCCGTGTCAGCGCGTTCAGGGCTTTCCTGCAATTCGCAGCTATCCCGTTGTCGAGCGCTACGGTTTCGTGTGGATCTGGGTCGGTGACAAGGACTTGGCCGACCCGGCCAAGATCCACCACCTGCCTTGGGCCGAGAGCCCGGAATGGGCTTATGGCGGAGGGATGTACCACATCAATTGCGACTACAGGCTCATGATTGACAACCTTATGGACCTCACACACGAGACCTATGTGCATGCGACGAGCATCGGCCAACAGGAGATTGAAGGCGCCGTTCCGACAACCAAAGTCGAGGGCGAGACGGTCATTACCAGCCGCCGGATGCACGGGATCATGCCCCCACCATTCTGGGCTGCGGCGCTGCGCTACAACGATTTAGCTGATGACGTCCCCTGCGACCGCTGGCAAATCTGCCGTTTCTACCCGCCGAGCCACGTGCTCATCGACGTCGGCGTTGCACATGCCGGAAAGGGCGGATATGACGCCGATCCTCGCCATAAGGCGTCAAGCATCGTGGTGGACTTCATCACTCCTGAAACGGAGACCACTCACTGGTACTTCTGGGGCATGGCACGCAACTTCAAGCCCAGCGATCCCGAACTTACCGAGCGCATTCGCGAAGGACAGGGGAAGATCTTCTCCGAAGACCGTGAAATGCTCGAGCGCCAGCAACGCAACCTCAGTGCGCATCCCCAGCGGCAATTGCTGAAATTGAACATCGATGCCGGCGGAGTTCAGGCGCGGCGCATCATTGATCGTGCAATGGCCAGCGAGCGAGCGACCCCACCCGCACCCTGA
- a CDS encoding coniferyl-alcohol dehydrogenase, protein MQLRGKTVVVTGAASGIGAQTAQYLKACGATVVGVDRNPAAGVDRFVAADLADPASIEAAAKEIGPGIDALCNIAGLPPTRGAEAVLRVNFLGLRAFTEAMSGRFNDGASIVNLASLAGLGWPQAAPAIKALIALRDFDGLDDYCREHRVDDARCYFLSKETLVVWTMLNRWTWRDRGIRMNCVSPGPVQTPILDDFLKTLGARAEEDMKVMDRPGTPADVAPLVAFLCSPQSAWIRGSNIPCDGGMYAHVLTHTYGFE, encoded by the coding sequence ATGCAACTGCGTGGAAAAACAGTGGTGGTCACGGGCGCTGCCTCCGGGATTGGCGCGCAAACCGCTCAATATCTCAAGGCGTGTGGTGCAACGGTCGTCGGTGTCGATCGGAATCCGGCGGCGGGTGTCGACCGCTTTGTTGCGGCGGATTTAGCCGATCCCGCTTCGATCGAAGCGGCCGCCAAGGAGATTGGGCCGGGAATCGATGCGCTGTGCAACATTGCAGGTCTTCCACCGACGCGCGGCGCCGAAGCGGTGCTGCGAGTGAACTTTCTCGGATTGCGTGCCTTCACGGAAGCGATGAGCGGACGGTTCAACGACGGTGCATCGATTGTCAACCTGGCGTCCCTTGCAGGTCTGGGATGGCCCCAGGCGGCGCCGGCAATCAAGGCACTCATCGCGCTGCGTGATTTTGACGGTCTCGATGATTATTGCCGCGAACATCGAGTCGACGACGCGCGGTGCTATTTCTTGTCCAAGGAAACACTCGTCGTGTGGACCATGCTTAACCGATGGACGTGGCGCGATCGCGGCATTCGCATGAACTGCGTGAGCCCTGGGCCCGTGCAGACGCCAATCCTCGACGACTTTCTCAAGACCTTGGGCGCGCGTGCCGAGGAGGACATGAAGGTGATGGATCGACCCGGCACGCCCGCGGATGTCGCGCCGCTGGTTGCGTTCCTTTGTTCGCCGCAAAGTGCCTGGATTCGAGGTAGCAATATCCCGTGCGATGGTGGCATGTATGCGCATGTGTTGACGCATACATACGGATTCGAGTAA
- a CDS encoding branched-chain amino acid ABC transporter permease yields MDLINQVIQGIFLGGYYAILASGLSFLFGVMRIVNLAHGSLAILAAYVILGLANWLGLNVAWALLLALPVMAVLGWWLNRLMLQRSLRGGGLIPILATFGLSIVIDNLLFLRYGADSQSLAPNIGALSYGSWNVVSDLYVSQLDALTFASALLVLGGLQMVLSYTALGRAIRATAEDPDAVELVGIDARSVYSAAAAISLMLITVAGFFLAMRGTFSPYTGQTQLIFAFETVVIGGVGSLWGTLLGGVVLGIAQSLGAQINPLGFLIAGHAVFLIILVLRVYRGHLKSPATLRRILTLRRKAVSA; encoded by the coding sequence ATGGACCTGATCAATCAAGTTATCCAAGGTATTTTCTTAGGGGGCTACTACGCCATCCTTGCCAGTGGGCTCTCCTTCCTGTTCGGCGTCATGAGGATCGTCAACCTGGCACACGGCAGTCTGGCCATTTTGGCAGCCTACGTCATCTTGGGCCTTGCCAATTGGCTGGGCCTCAATGTGGCGTGGGCACTTCTGTTGGCGCTGCCGGTGATGGCGGTCTTGGGATGGTGGCTCAACAGGCTAATGCTTCAGCGCAGTTTGCGTGGAGGTGGGTTGATTCCAATCCTGGCGACCTTTGGTCTGTCGATTGTGATTGATAACCTTCTCTTTCTGCGGTATGGGGCGGACAGCCAGTCCCTTGCGCCAAACATTGGCGCGCTTTCCTATGGCAGTTGGAATGTGGTCAGCGATCTGTACGTTTCGCAACTGGACGCGCTGACCTTTGCCAGCGCGCTTCTGGTGCTCGGTGGTTTGCAGATGGTGCTGTCATACACGGCGTTGGGTCGGGCGATCCGTGCAACGGCGGAAGATCCAGATGCCGTGGAGCTGGTGGGGATCGACGCGCGCAGCGTGTACTCGGCGGCTGCCGCGATCTCCCTCATGCTCATTACCGTTGCGGGATTTTTTCTTGCAATGCGCGGAACCTTTTCGCCCTACACGGGCCAGACCCAATTGATCTTTGCCTTTGAAACGGTGGTCATTGGCGGTGTCGGCTCGCTATGGGGCACTCTCTTAGGCGGCGTGGTACTTGGTATCGCCCAGAGTCTTGGCGCACAAATCAATCCGCTCGGTTTCCTGATCGCTGGCCATGCGGTGTTTTTGATCATCCTTGTGCTGCGCGTTTACAGGGGGCATTTGAAGTCGCCAGCTACTCTGCGCCGCATACTCACACTTCGTCGGAAGGCAGTCTCAGCATGA
- a CDS encoding ABC transporter ATP-binding protein has translation MRSVSFSCNQGDVVALVGANGAGKTTLLRTIAGVHPVHGGHVVFDGYDITAIRAYKRVGLGIAMVPEGRRLFGGMTVEENLEVAGMRARKGQWNFDSVLDAFPQLRPKLKSLAGQLSGGQQQAVSIARALMTNPRLLLLDEISLGLSPIAVDQVYQSLQTLISAGTTIVLVEQDLTRALAVSKRVICMLEGNIPLQGERDDVSREEIMDAYFGLARSQEQANH, from the coding sequence GTGCGCTCGGTCAGCTTTTCATGCAACCAGGGTGATGTCGTTGCTCTTGTGGGGGCGAACGGGGCCGGCAAAACGACTTTGTTGCGCACGATTGCGGGGGTTCACCCCGTGCACGGCGGTCATGTGGTTTTCGATGGTTATGACATCACTGCGATACGCGCATACAAACGCGTCGGTCTGGGAATCGCGATGGTTCCGGAGGGCCGGCGCCTTTTCGGTGGCATGACCGTTGAAGAAAACCTCGAGGTCGCCGGGATGCGAGCGCGCAAAGGGCAATGGAATTTTGATTCTGTGCTCGACGCCTTCCCACAATTACGTCCCAAGCTCAAATCGTTGGCAGGACAACTCTCGGGAGGACAGCAACAGGCTGTATCCATTGCAAGGGCCCTGATGACGAATCCCCGGCTTTTGCTGCTTGACGAGATTTCATTGGGCCTTTCTCCAATCGCCGTCGATCAGGTCTACCAATCTTTGCAAACCCTGATCTCTGCAGGGACGACAATCGTCTTGGTGGAGCAAGATCTAACGCGTGCATTGGCCGTTTCGAAGCGCGTTATTTGCATGCTTGAGGGCAATATTCCGCTTCAAGGCGAGCGTGACGATGTGTCGCGTGAAGAGATCATGGATGCCTACTTCGGTTTGGCGCGCAGCCAAGAGCAAGCGAATCATTAA